Proteins from one Bacteroides mediterraneensis genomic window:
- the mobB gene encoding conjugal transfer protein MobB, protein MVAKISMGTSLYGALAYNGLKVNEGEGRLLAVNRIFDDGSGHVDVARAEQDFKRFMPEQVRTRNKVIHISLNPHPDDRLTDTELEQLAREYLDRLGYGDQPYLVFKHEDISRHHLHIVSVNVDERGRRLNRDFIHRRSKRITSELEKKYGLHPADRRRLRTDNPLRRVDVSQGDVKRQVSNVAKAVMAGYRFQTMGEYRALLSLYNVTVEEARGMVDGREYHGMVYSATDDAGNRTGTPFKASRIGKSVGYEAVQRRFEYSKEQIRDRRLAETTRRTVAAALARTYRREEFVALLKAKGVDVVFRHTEEGRIYGATFIDHRTGCVLNGSRLGREFSANALQEHFTLPYAGTPPIPFTIAVDGQQPDTRPVVEYDEGYSSGLGLLGGDASGAQAEEAAFERDLKRKRKKRRKGQGL, encoded by the coding sequence ATGGTCGCGAAGATAAGCATGGGAACATCGTTGTACGGCGCACTCGCCTACAATGGCCTGAAAGTGAATGAGGGCGAAGGCAGGCTCCTTGCCGTAAACCGGATTTTCGACGACGGCAGCGGACATGTGGACGTGGCACGTGCCGAGCAGGACTTCAAGCGGTTCATGCCGGAGCAGGTGCGCACGCGTAATAAGGTCATCCACATTTCCCTTAATCCGCACCCCGACGACCGTCTGACCGACACGGAACTGGAACAGCTCGCACGCGAGTATCTCGACAGGCTTGGCTACGGCGACCAGCCTTATCTCGTGTTCAAGCACGAGGACATCAGCCGCCACCACCTGCACATCGTTTCCGTCAATGTGGACGAACGGGGCAGGCGGCTTAACCGTGACTTCATCCACCGCCGCAGCAAGCGCATCACCTCCGAGCTGGAAAAGAAGTACGGGCTTCACCCGGCTGACCGCCGCCGGCTCCGTACCGACAACCCGCTCCGCAGGGTGGACGTATCGCAGGGCGATGTCAAGCGGCAGGTATCGAATGTAGCCAAGGCAGTCATGGCAGGCTACAGGTTCCAGACAATGGGCGAATACCGTGCCCTTCTCTCGCTCTACAACGTCACCGTGGAGGAAGCCCGCGGCATGGTGGACGGGCGCGAGTATCACGGGATGGTCTATTCTGCCACTGATGATGCCGGTAACAGGACCGGCACTCCCTTCAAGGCTTCCCGCATCGGCAAGTCCGTCGGCTATGAAGCCGTACAGCGCAGGTTTGAATACTCCAAGGAACAAATCCGCGACAGGCGTCTGGCGGAGACGACCCGCCGTACCGTCGCCGCCGCGCTTGCCCGGACATACCGCCGCGAGGAGTTTGTCGCCCTGCTCAAAGCGAAAGGTGTGGATGTGGTGTTCCGCCACACAGAAGAAGGGCGCATCTACGGGGCGACCTTCATCGACCACCGCACGGGCTGCGTGCTCAACGGCTCTCGTCTGGGCAGGGAGTTTTCCGCCAATGCCTTGCAGGAGCATTTCACCCTGCCGTATGCCGGCACTCCGCCCATACCGTTCACCATCGCCGTGGACGGGCAGCAGCCCGATACCCGTCCCGTCGTGGAATACGACGAGGGGTATTCCTCCGGCTTGGGCTTGCTCGGCGGCGACGCTTCGGGCGCACAGGCCGAAGAAGCCGCCTTCGAGCGCGACCTCAAGCGCAAGCGAAAGAAACGCCGCAAGGGGCAGGGATTATAA
- the mobA gene encoding conjugal transfer protein MobA has translation MNKKKNGDEMPKWGRHPKESRKSHCVMVRFDNEEWQKFLAMYEKSGVYARAVFLKAHFFGQPFRVLVTDRTLLDYCTKLSAFHAQYRMVGNNYNQTVRELRCHFSEKKAMALLYKLEQCTKELAALTRQVMELSKEFEERWSRR, from the coding sequence ATGAACAAGAAAAAGAACGGGGATGAAATGCCCAAATGGGGGCGGCATCCGAAAGAGAGCCGCAAGTCGCACTGCGTGATGGTGCGCTTCGACAATGAGGAATGGCAGAAGTTTCTTGCCATGTATGAGAAATCCGGCGTGTACGCGAGGGCAGTGTTCCTGAAAGCGCACTTCTTCGGACAGCCCTTCCGTGTATTGGTCACGGACAGGACGCTGCTGGACTACTGCACGAAGCTCTCCGCTTTCCATGCGCAGTACCGCATGGTCGGCAACAACTACAACCAGACGGTAAGGGAGCTTCGCTGCCATTTCTCGGAAAAGAAGGCGATGGCATTGCTCTACAAGCTGGAGCAATGTACGAAGGAACTGGCCGCTCTGACGCGGCAGGTCATGGAACTTTCAAAAGAGTTTGAGGAAAGATGGTCGCGAAGATAA
- a CDS encoding DUF3408 domain-containing protein has protein sequence MASRKLNTEGIDESLLLASIGKSRQMGGPPAREGTDEPDAGNVPEDAVQPTEAKARSEPAKRKKPDYGSTFLKRNEVKLRHCVYISKEAHSIVSKIVNTIADKEITVGGYIDTVLMRHFEENKDEINDLYRRNRDNLI, from the coding sequence ATGGCAAGCCGAAAATTGAATACGGAGGGCATAGACGAAAGCCTGCTGCTTGCCTCCATAGGAAAATCCCGTCAGATGGGCGGACCTCCGGCAAGGGAAGGAACGGACGAACCCGATGCCGGCAACGTACCGGAAGATGCGGTACAGCCCACGGAAGCTAAAGCACGGAGCGAACCCGCGAAAAGAAAGAAGCCTGACTACGGCTCGACCTTCCTCAAACGGAACGAGGTGAAACTCCGGCACTGCGTGTACATCAGCAAGGAGGCACACAGCATCGTTTCCAAGATAGTGAACACCATCGCCGACAAGGAAATAACCGTGGGCGGCTACATCGACACGGTGCTGATGCGCCACTTTGAGGAGAACAAGGACGAAATCAACGACCTGTACCGCCGCAACAGGGACAATCTGATTTGA
- a CDS encoding DUF3408 domain-containing protein, translating to MKLNIQIFKRKQREEAYKGKCLNGCKPEGTARKAVYISREKYKAVRRIAGMAGENGMTISGYTDRIVTEHLEHHGTEPESLHRKKSHDVVGQIAVSLW from the coding sequence ATGAAACTGAACATCCAAATTTTCAAAAGAAAGCAGAGAGAGGAAGCCTATAAGGGCAAGTGCCTGAACGGATGCAAGCCGGAAGGCACCGCACGGAAGGCGGTGTACATCAGCCGGGAGAAGTACAAGGCGGTCAGGCGCATAGCGGGCATGGCGGGAGAAAACGGGATGACCATATCCGGCTATACAGACCGCATCGTCACCGAACACCTTGAACACCACGGTACGGAGCCGGAGAGCCTGCACAGGAAGAAAAGCCACGATGTTGTCGGACAGATAGCGGTAAGCCTATGGTGA
- a CDS encoding DUF4134 domain-containing protein, with protein sequence MTMTSKKKQFILAALLLAANISAFAQGNGMAGITEATSMVTSYFDPATKLIYAIGAVVGLIGGIKVYGKFSSGDPDTSKTAASWFGACIFLIVSATILRSFFL encoded by the coding sequence ATGACAATGACATCGAAAAAGAAACAGTTCATCCTCGCAGCCCTTCTGCTGGCTGCCAACATTTCCGCCTTCGCTCAGGGTAACGGCATGGCGGGCATCACCGAAGCCACCAGCATGGTGACATCGTATTTTGACCCGGCGACAAAGCTCATCTACGCCATCGGCGCAGTGGTGGGTCTTATCGGGGGCATCAAGGTCTATGGCAAGTTCTCGTCCGGCGACCCGGACACGAGCAAGACCGCCGCAAGCTGGTTCGGTGCGTGTATCTTCCTGATAGTGAGTGCGACCATTTTACGCTCGTTCTTTCTCTAA
- a CDS encoding DUF4133 domain-containing protein: MAEYPVNKGIGRPVEFKGLKAQYLFLFAGGLLAVFILFVILYMAGVSQWVCIGLGVTAASAVVWLTFRLNTKYGQHGLMKLGAARMRPRYLLHRRRVCRMLRRKKKGGKA, from the coding sequence ATGGCTGAATACCCGGTAAACAAGGGCATCGGTCGTCCGGTGGAGTTCAAGGGGCTGAAGGCGCAGTACCTGTTCCTGTTCGCGGGCGGGCTGCTCGCTGTCTTCATCCTGTTTGTCATCCTGTACATGGCGGGCGTGAGCCAGTGGGTCTGCATCGGTCTGGGAGTCACGGCGGCTTCCGCCGTGGTATGGCTCACGTTCCGGCTGAACACGAAGTACGGCCAGCACGGACTGATGAAGCTGGGCGCTGCACGGATGCGCCCGCGCTACCTGCTCCACCGCAGACGGGTATGCCGTATGCTAAGACGGAAAAAGAAAGGAGGAAAAGCATGA
- a CDS encoding TraG family conjugative transposon ATPase: MRNVMKATTLESRFPLLAVEHGCIISKDADITAAFEVELPEVYTVTAEEYESIHATWCKAIKVLPDYSVLHKQDWYVKELYRPDWEKEGTGFLARSNGMHFNERPYLNHKCYLFLTKTTKERMRRQSNWNTLCRGHIVPKEIRDRETAVKFMEAVEQFARILNDSGHVKLRRLTDDELAGTEKETGIIGRYLTLSLGNTNCLEDIAMSAEEMRVGSNRLCLHTLSDTEDLPASVETDYRYERLSTDRSDCRLSFAAPLGLLLPCNHIYNQYVFVGNSDEELRRFEKSARNMQSLSRYSRQNAINCEWIEEYLNEAHSQGLKSVRAHFNVMAWSDDTEELKRIRNDVGSQLASMGCVPRHNTTDCPTLFWAGIPGNAADFPAEESFHTFVEQAVCLFAGETNYRDSPSAFGIRMADRISGKPLHIDISDLPMKRGITTNRNKFVLGPSGSGKSFFMNHLVRQYYEQGTHVVLVDTGNSYQGLCEMIHRRTHGQDGIYFTYTEEKPISFNPFYTDDGVFDVEKKDSIKTLLLTLWKSENEPATKTESAELGSAVNAYLLKLQQDRSIVPSFNTFYEYMRDVYRKEMEERYIKVEKSDFNIDNFLTTLRQYYRGGRYDFLLNSTENIDLLHKRFVVFEIDAVKDNAELFPVVTIIIMEAFINKMRRLKGVRKQLICEEAWKALSSANMASYLQYLYKTVRKYFGEAIVVTQEVDDIISSPIVKESIINNSDCKILLDQRKYMNRFDQIQSLLGLTEKEKSQILSINQSNDPARRYKEVWIGLGGTHSAVYATEVSMQEYLAYTTEETEKMEVRELAEKPGGDMEAAIRQVAERRKEERTGQ, from the coding sequence ATGAGAAACGTAATGAAAGCCACCACGCTGGAGAGCCGCTTCCCGCTGCTGGCGGTGGAACACGGGTGCATCATCTCGAAGGACGCAGACATCACCGCAGCCTTCGAGGTGGAGCTGCCGGAGGTCTATACCGTGACGGCGGAGGAATACGAGAGTATCCATGCCACGTGGTGCAAGGCAATCAAGGTGCTGCCCGACTATTCGGTACTGCACAAGCAGGACTGGTATGTAAAGGAACTGTACCGCCCCGACTGGGAGAAGGAAGGTACGGGCTTTCTGGCACGGAGCAACGGAATGCACTTCAACGAGCGTCCGTATCTGAACCACAAATGTTACCTGTTCCTGACCAAGACGACAAAAGAGCGCATGAGGCGGCAGAGTAACTGGAACACGCTGTGCCGTGGGCATATCGTCCCGAAAGAGATACGGGACAGGGAAACGGCGGTGAAGTTCATGGAGGCGGTGGAACAGTTCGCCCGCATCCTGAACGATTCGGGGCACGTCAAGTTGCGCCGCCTGACGGACGACGAGCTTGCCGGTACGGAGAAGGAAACGGGTATCATAGGCAGATACCTCACCCTGTCGCTTGGCAACACGAACTGTCTGGAGGACATCGCCATGAGCGCGGAGGAGATGCGCGTGGGCAGCAACCGCCTGTGCCTGCACACGCTATCGGACACGGAAGACCTGCCGGCATCGGTGGAAACGGATTACCGCTACGAGCGTCTTTCCACCGACCGCTCGGACTGCCGCCTGTCGTTTGCCGCCCCGCTGGGACTGCTGCTTCCCTGCAACCATATCTACAACCAGTACGTGTTTGTCGGCAACAGCGACGAGGAGCTTCGCCGCTTCGAGAAGTCGGCAAGGAACATGCAGTCGCTTTCACGGTACAGCCGCCAGAACGCCATCAACTGCGAGTGGATAGAGGAATATCTGAACGAAGCCCACTCACAGGGGCTGAAGTCCGTCCGCGCCCACTTCAACGTGATGGCGTGGAGCGACGACACGGAGGAACTGAAACGGATAAGGAACGACGTGGGGAGCCAGCTGGCCTCGATGGGATGCGTGCCCCGCCACAACACGACGGACTGCCCGACGCTGTTCTGGGCGGGCATACCGGGCAATGCGGCGGACTTTCCGGCAGAGGAATCGTTCCACACGTTTGTCGAGCAGGCGGTATGCCTGTTCGCCGGAGAGACCAACTACCGGGACTCGCCCTCGGCTTTCGGCATCCGCATGGCAGACCGTATCAGCGGCAAGCCCCTGCATATCGACATATCCGACCTGCCGATGAAGCGCGGCATCACGACCAACCGCAACAAGTTCGTGCTGGGACCGAGCGGAAGCGGAAAATCGTTCTTCATGAACCACCTGGTCAGACAATATTATGAACAGGGCACGCACGTGGTACTGGTGGACACGGGAAACTCCTATCAGGGACTGTGCGAGATGATACACCGCCGCACGCACGGACAGGACGGTATCTACTTCACCTATACGGAGGAGAAGCCCATCAGTTTCAACCCGTTCTATACGGATGACGGGGTGTTCGACGTGGAGAAAAAGGACAGCATCAAGACGCTGCTGCTGACATTGTGGAAAAGCGAGAACGAACCCGCCACGAAAACGGAATCGGCGGAGCTGGGAAGCGCGGTGAACGCCTACCTGCTGAAACTCCAACAGGACAGGAGCATCGTGCCTTCGTTCAACACATTCTATGAGTATATGCGGGACGTGTACCGCAAGGAGATGGAGGAACGCTACATCAAGGTGGAAAAGTCGGACTTCAACATCGACAATTTCCTGACCACCCTGAGGCAGTACTACCGGGGCGGACGCTACGACTTCCTGCTCAACTCGACGGAGAACATCGACCTGCTGCACAAGCGGTTCGTGGTCTTCGAGATTGATGCGGTGAAGGATAATGCCGAGCTTTTCCCGGTAGTGACGATTATCATCATGGAAGCGTTCATAAACAAGATGCGGAGGTTGAAAGGCGTGCGTAAGCAGCTGATATGCGAGGAGGCATGGAAAGCCCTGTCATCGGCGAACATGGCATCTTATCTCCAATACCTCTACAAGACAGTGAGAAAGTATTTCGGGGAGGCGATTGTGGTGACACAGGAAGTGGACGACATCATCAGCTCGCCGATTGTGAAGGAGAGCATCATCAACAACTCGGACTGCAAAATATTGCTTGACCAGAGAAAATATATGAACCGCTTTGACCAGATACAGTCGCTCTTGGGGCTGACGGAAAAGGAAAAGTCGCAGATACTCTCGATCAACCAGTCCAACGACCCGGCAAGGCGGTACAAGGAAGTCTGGATTGGACTTGGGGGCACGCATTCGGCGGTATATGCCACGGAGGTGTCGATGCAAGAGTATCTCGCCTATACGACGGAGGAGACGGAGAAGATGGAAGTACGCGAACTGGCGGAGAAACCGGGAGGCGACATGGAAGCTGCCATCCGTCAGGTGGCGGAGCGACGGAAAGAGGAACGGACGGGACAGTGA
- a CDS encoding DUF3876 domain-containing protein — MNIKLTKTERLLLCGGLIGMASLMLQACDIMAKEDGDTRDRICGNWENAEAGPDILVYREGESYKVTLFRRKGVRRVLRPETYLLQREENGNLYMNTGFRIDVAYNEETDVLTFSPGGDYVRVNTDAGDGERTKEKENMQ; from the coding sequence ATGAACATCAAACTGACAAAGACCGAAAGGCTGCTGCTGTGCGGCGGTCTGATAGGCATGGCATCGCTGATGCTGCAAGCCTGTGATATAATGGCAAAAGAAGACGGCGACACCCGTGACAGAATCTGCGGAAACTGGGAAAACGCGGAAGCCGGTCCCGACATACTGGTGTACAGGGAGGGAGAATCATATAAGGTGACACTGTTCAGACGCAAGGGCGTACGCCGCGTACTGAGACCGGAAACCTATCTGCTGCAGAGGGAGGAGAACGGCAACCTGTATATGAACACGGGGTTCCGCATTGACGTGGCATACAACGAGGAGACGGATGTGCTGACCTTCTCGCCGGGCGGTGACTATGTCCGGGTGAACACGGATGCAGGTGACGGCGAAAGGACAAAGGAGAAAGAGAATATGCAATAG